A window of Hymenobacter siberiensis genomic DNA:
CGACAAAAATCAGGTACTATCCACGCAACGGGCGGCAGCGGTAATGGCCTTTCTTGTGAAATCGGGCATTGCTCCTGCGCGCCTGGCAGCCATTGGCTACGGCGATAGCCACCAGCGCTACCCTACCCCCGATGCTCGCAACCGGCGCGTAGAAATAGAGGTACTGCCGTAATCAGGCTACACATTTTGCTGCTTTGGCCCCATAGTTTTTTTCCTCCTTCTGGTTAGCCGTCAAACTTCTGACGAACGAATTATTACCCTATGAAATGAAAAGCAGCTTTTGCTTTGGTATCGGGGCCCTGCTGTTCGCGGTTCCGGCACCGGCCCAATCCCTGACGGGTATATGGCAGGGAGTTGAAACGGATACTGGCCAGCCGGGGGCCTTCTGGCCCACGGTCTTGCGCCTGCAAAAAAGCAAGGGCAGCAATGTGTTCGGCATTCTCTACGAAGAAACCGATACCAACCCGAGCATCACGGTCACGTTCGGCATGCGCGGCACCCGCACCGCCACCGGCCTGCGCCTCGAACACGGCGAGAAGCTGAACGAAACCGGCCGCACCCTCACCCAATACTGGTGCGACGGCTCCATTACGTTCACCTACGACCCTGCCCTCGAAAAGCTCACCGGCCACGCCACCTACCGCCCCGTGGGTGGCTGCAGCGTGGGCACGTTAATGCTCTACCGCATCAGGTTAAAATCGGCCGCCACGGTGCCGGCCGGGGCCGAAAGCAGCTTGCGCGTATCGGGCCGCAATGTGCTTTGGTTTGCCGATGCCGAGCTGAAGAAACCCGTAAACTCGGGCAATACCTACCGCACCAGGCTCAGCAAAACCACCACGTTCTATCTCAAGCAGGCTTATTATCCTACCGACCAAAGCCCGGTGGTGCCCATCACCATTCAGGTGAGCGGGGCCAGACCTGCGCCGCCGGCTCCGGCGCCGAGGCCCGTGCCTGCTCCTGCCCCTCCGCCAGTCGACTCGGTTGCCAAGGCCCCGGCCGCGCCCCTGTTGCCCGCCACGCCGGCCCCGGTGGTGCTGCCCACCGTATTGTTTAAAGTGGGCACCTCCGAGCTGATGCCCACCGCCGCCCCGGCCCTCGACCAGCTGGCGGCCGAGCTCAAAGCCCGCCCGGCCTTGCGGCTGCGCATTGCCGGCTACACCGATAAAGTAGGCGAGCCCGATAAAAACCAGGCGCTCTCCGAGCAGCGCGCCGAGGCCGTGAAAACCTGCCTGTTAAAAGCCGGAATTGCGCCCGAGCGCCTCCGCACCATCGGCTACGGCGACTCCCGCCCGCTCTACCACTCGCCCGATGCCCGCAACCGGCGGGTGGAAGTGGAGGAGCTGCAATAATCCCCTGCTGTTTTCACAGCTTTGCGTAGGCCGCCAGCAAGGGAGAAGCCCGACCTTTGCCGCCCGCGCCGCTCCCCGCCGCGTGCCAGCAATAAGCCCATTCCTCCCCGTATGTCCCATCGCCACTTTCTTATTCATAAGCCCTACGGCTGCCTCAGCCAGTTCACCAGCCAGTTTTCGGGCGAGGCGAAAAAGACCATGCTGGGCAAATTCCATGACTTTCCGGCGGGCACCATGTCCATTGGCCGGCTCGATGAGGACAGCGAAGGCCTGCTCCTGCTCACCACCGATGGCAAGGTGAGCGAAGCCATCCGGAGCCGGCACGTCGAAAAAGAATATTACGCCCAGGTTGATGGGCTCATGGACGAGCCTGCCCTGGCCCGGCTGCGGGCCGGAGTCGAAATCGGAGTGCACAGCGAAAAGGTTATCACCAGCCCCTGCGCCGCCCACCGCCTGGACTCCGCCCCCGCCTTTGCTCCGCGCACCCGCAAAATCCGCGACGACCGGCATGGGCCCACTTCCTGGGTGGCGATTACGGTGCGGGAAGGAAAATTCCGCCAGGTGCGCAAAATGACGGCGGCCGTGGGTTTCCCCACCCTGCGGCTGGTGCGCGTGCGGGTGGGCGGTATCTGGCTGGGCGACATGGCCCCGGGAGCCGTAGTGGAAGTACCGGATTTTGGGTTGTAGGCAGTTGGTGTGGGGGGCAGAGTGGGCTCCCGCACCCCACATATCACCATTATTAAATCGTTATTTCATGCTGCATGCATAACATTTATCGGGTTGTGCCGTATCTTTACCGTAGCATTAACCACTAGGCCTGTGCGCACTATCGATATGAAAAAAACCGCTGCTTTCTCGTTCTCCTCGCTGCTGCTGTTGGGCGGCGTGAGCTACCTGGCTGCCAAACTGGCCGGCCTCGACCTGACGTTCTTCTTCCACGGCGACGACGACCACCAGTACTACTGCTAATCCCTATTGTATCGCTACACAGCACCCTATCCGCATTATTATCTGAAAAAGCCTGGCTATTAGCCGGGCTTTTTTGTTGTGACATCGGCCAATGCGGCGGACCCGGGCGGTTCGGCGCGGCTTTTGGAACCTTGCCCCCGCAACGGCGTGCCCCGTAGCAGTTCTTTTTCACGGCGGCGGGCGGCCATGCGTTGCCGCTTCCGCCGCTTCACCAATTCCCCTCCTGGTTTTATGAACCTCGATTCCCACCAAGCTCAGGTGAGCTACATCATTGGCCGCGACCTGGCCCGCAACTTTGCCCAGCAGGGCCTCGAACTGGACGTTGATACCCTGGCCGGCGCGCTGAAGGAAGGCCTGCAGGGCCTCCCCAGCCGCCTCACCCAGGAGCAGATGCAGGCCGCCATGCAGCAGATGCAGGAGCAGATGGGCGGCGCCGACCAAGACGATAATTCCCAAGACCCCGAATCCATGAACAACAACAAAGCCGAAGGCGAAGCCTTCCTCGCCGAAAATGCCAGCAAAGCCGGCGTTACCACCCTGCCCAGCGGCCTCCAGTACGAGGTAATCACGCAGGGCACGGGTGCCAAACCCAGCCTGAAATCGTCGGTGACGACGCACTACCACGGCACCCTGATTAACGGCACCGTGTTCGACAGCAGCTACCAGCGCGGCCAGCCCGCCACCTTCCCCGTCAACGGCGTAATTGCCGGCTGGACAGAAGCCCTGCAGCTCATGCCCGAAGGCTCGAAGTACCGCCTCTACATCCCCTCCGACCTGGCCTATGGCAAGCGCGGCGCGGGCCGCGACATTCCCGGCGATACCGCGCTCATCTTCGATGTGGAGCTGCTGAAAGTGAACAACTGAGCGAGCGTAGCGGCGGGAAATATTCCCGCCGCTACCCGCACGGCGGCCCCTGCCTGGAGCCGCCCTACCAGCACCATTCCGGCTGTTTCCAAGACCATGAATCCCTTCGAAGCCCAGCCGCCCGCTGACCAGCCCAAAGAGGCCCCGGAACAACCTTCCGGGGCCTCTTTGCTGCCTACGCCCGGTTCGGCAGCGGTTCCTGCCCCCGCCGCGCCCCACTACCAGCCCGCCCCGCTCATCGAGCCGCTGCCGGAGCTGCCGCCCCTGCCCGAAGTACGGTCCGACGACGGCCGCGTGGTGCTCTCCGGTAGTACCGTAACGGTGCAGGGCCAGCAGTTCTCGCTGCGCGAGCTGGAGCGGGCCGAAATCACGCCCGTGAAGTGGATACTCTGGTACCTGCTCGGGGGCCTGGGGCTAGCCTTCGTTATGATAGCCTTTTTGCAAAACCAGCTCCGCACCGGCCCGGCCATGCTGGGCATGGTGGCCACGGCGCTGCTGCTGGCCTACGGGCATCGCGGGACCAACCGCCTGCGCCTGCACCGCTTGGGCCGCGAGATGGTCAACTTTGCCCTGCCCGGCGACACCGCGCCCTGGCTGCGCCTCACCGCCGAGCTGAACCGCCGCATCTACCGCGTGCACGATTACGATGCCCGCGTGGCCGCCGCCGCACTAGCCGCGCACGACGAAGCCGTGCGCCTGGCGGCCCAGCTCGCGGCCGAAGCGGCGGCCCTGGCCGACCAGACCCAGGCCCAGGCGGCCACCGACGAAAATGACCAGTGCTGATTTCAGTCCCATGCTGGCGTGCGGCCGTAAGGCTGCTGGCCGGAGCGCATCCGCTACCTTCGCGCCCCGTAAACCATTCCCCGCTTAGCCCCCGATACCTCACCTTTACTTTATGAGTTCCGATACTAAACATTCGCACACCGCCATTTCCGGGGCGGGGCTGCTGATTGCCTTGGGCATCATTTATGGCGACATCGGCACCTCGCCGCTCTACGTGATGTCGTCCATCCTGAGAAGCGGCCGCGTGCCCGATTTGATTGATGCACACCTCGTATTAGGCGGCATTTCCTGCGTTATCTGGACGCTCACGCTCCAGACTACCATCAAGTATGTACTGCTTACGCTGAACGCGGATAACAACGGCGAGGGTGGCATTTTCTCGCTCTACGCCCTGGTGCGGCGGCGGGGAGCCTGGCTCTCGGCCGTGGCCATCATTGGCGGTTCCGCCCTGCTGGCGGATGGGGTGATTACGCCGCCTATTTCAGTATCATCGGCGGTCGAAGGCCTTAAAAACGTATTTCCAACGCTGACCCAGGACATTGTTGTTTATATCGTTATCGGTATTATTGCGGGGCTTTTCTTACTACAAAGCTTTGGTACACAGATTGTTGGTAAAGCATTCGGACCGATTATGTTCCTGTGGTTCACCATGCTGGGTGTGTTGGGTACAAGTTGGATTATCCAAAACCCGGTAATTCTGAAGGCGGTCAACCCGTACTACGCCTACGACCTGCTGGTGCATTACCCCGGCGGTTTCTGGCTGCTGGGCTCGGTATTTCTGTGCACCACCGGAGCCGAGGCCCTGTATTCGGACCTGGGCCACTGCGGCAAGGGCAACATCCGCATCAGCTGGACGTTCGTGAAAACCTCGCTGCTGCTCAACTACCTGGGGCAGGGAGC
This region includes:
- a CDS encoding OmpA family protein — its product is MKSSFCFGIGALLFAVPAPAQSLTGIWQGVETDTGQPGAFWPTVLRLQKSKGSNVFGILYEETDTNPSITVTFGMRGTRTATGLRLEHGEKLNETGRTLTQYWCDGSITFTYDPALEKLTGHATYRPVGGCSVGTLMLYRIRLKSAATVPAGAESSLRVSGRNVLWFADAELKKPVNSGNTYRTRLSKTTTFYLKQAYYPTDQSPVVPITIQVSGARPAPPAPAPRPVPAPAPPPVDSVAKAPAAPLLPATPAPVVLPTVLFKVGTSELMPTAAPALDQLAAELKARPALRLRIAGYTDKVGEPDKNQALSEQRAEAVKTCLLKAGIAPERLRTIGYGDSRPLYHSPDARNRRVEVEELQ
- a CDS encoding pseudouridine synthase codes for the protein MSHRHFLIHKPYGCLSQFTSQFSGEAKKTMLGKFHDFPAGTMSIGRLDEDSEGLLLLTTDGKVSEAIRSRHVEKEYYAQVDGLMDEPALARLRAGVEIGVHSEKVITSPCAAHRLDSAPAFAPRTRKIRDDRHGPTSWVAITVREGKFRQVRKMTAAVGFPTLRLVRVRVGGIWLGDMAPGAVVEVPDFGL
- a CDS encoding FKBP-type peptidyl-prolyl cis-trans isomerase, whose translation is MNLDSHQAQVSYIIGRDLARNFAQQGLELDVDTLAGALKEGLQGLPSRLTQEQMQAAMQQMQEQMGGADQDDNSQDPESMNNNKAEGEAFLAENASKAGVTTLPSGLQYEVITQGTGAKPSLKSSVTTHYHGTLINGTVFDSSYQRGQPATFPVNGVIAGWTEALQLMPEGSKYRLYIPSDLAYGKRGAGRDIPGDTALIFDVELLKVNN